In Pseudomonas sp. Leaf58, one DNA window encodes the following:
- a CDS encoding DUF1285 domain-containing protein, protein MSDSGKANDLLAQIPKAKGLPPVHLWNPDFCGDIDMRIARDGTWYYLGTPIGRKPMVRLFSTIIRRDGADYFLITPVEKVGIRVDDAPFVAVALDVEGEGEQQVLRFTSNVDDQVEAGPANPLRVVIDPVTQEPSPYVLMRSNLEALIHRNVFYQLVELAVPREIAGEEWLGVWSQGEFYPIGRSS, encoded by the coding sequence ATGAGTGATTCCGGCAAGGCCAATGATCTTCTGGCGCAGATCCCCAAGGCCAAGGGCCTGCCGCCGGTGCATCTGTGGAACCCGGATTTCTGCGGCGACATCGACATGCGTATCGCCCGTGACGGCACGTGGTACTACCTCGGTACGCCAATAGGGCGCAAGCCAATGGTGCGGCTGTTTTCCACCATCATTCGCCGCGACGGCGCTGATTACTTTCTTATCACCCCGGTGGAGAAGGTGGGTATCCGCGTCGATGATGCGCCATTCGTGGCGGTGGCGCTGGACGTGGAGGGGGAGGGTGAGCAGCAGGTACTGCGCTTCACCAGCAACGTCGACGACCAGGTCGAGGCCGGGCCGGCTAACCCGCTGCGCGTGGTGATCGACCCGGTGACGCAAGAGCCCTCGCCGTATGTGCTGATGCGCAGCAACCTTGAGGCGCTGATTCATCGCAATGTGTTCTACCAACTGGTGGAGCTGGCGGTGCCGCGCGAGATCGCGGGTGAGGAGTGGCTCGGGGTGTGGAGCCAGGGTGAGTTTTACCCGATCGGGCGTAGTAGCTGA